In Leptodesmis sichuanensis A121, the following are encoded in one genomic region:
- a CDS encoding serine/threonine-protein kinase, with protein MRPSLPIGTILQNRYRVLSILGQGGFGRTYLAEDQGRFNERCALKELTPAQGGAYALDKSRELFQREAQILYQIQHPQIPQFRANFEQDQRLFLVQDYVEGQTYRALLDQRKAQGTAFSEAEVLQLLRQLLPVLAYIHGQGIIHRDIAPDNIILRQKDSKPVLIDFGVVKELATRFQSMTTGIVQPTTVGKPGYAPSEQMQTGKAYPSSDLYSLAVTAVVLLTGREPQELFDDSTMTWYWQRWVTVNPNFAQVLNKMLSYRPGDRYQSAGEVLQALQSATNPTPPPSHQQVAPPAAPPPATPPSPTPTQFSQANTVPVGRKPVAEVRPEPLPQRSAPQIIEPPRTSIWDDPLAIIATGLGLVILTGLGSWLIMRAILSNNVSEPPPISTPVSPTPTPSPTFTPIPIPTPTPTPSPNPPPPVNNTRRLDNLFPGGTVSQSGTLQANETMTFIVAGQQNETLEAVLSGSGVLMTLYGPDNRPIDNRARRVSFWSGQLPYNGDYFIELKPIQGVEQGSYRIDISLDRYNPPPPPTYPPFPPTPVPPSPINPEINEITVPVPPFNHSYSNRIRQNVINRYAISVADGKRLIAQVSGGAFLRVFGPDGRIVSDNKATFWQALVGTDREYKPGVYRIDVLGQRGTNYTLTLTQEDIDLTRPTPRPL; from the coding sequence ATGCGTCCGTCTCTGCCCATTGGGACTATTTTGCAAAATCGTTACCGTGTCCTCAGTATTTTGGGTCAGGGTGGGTTTGGCCGTACCTATCTGGCCGAAGATCAGGGGCGGTTTAACGAACGCTGTGCCTTAAAGGAGTTAACTCCGGCCCAGGGTGGAGCCTATGCCCTCGATAAATCCAGAGAACTATTTCAGCGAGAAGCTCAGATCCTCTACCAGATTCAGCATCCCCAGATTCCCCAGTTTCGGGCTAACTTCGAGCAAGATCAGCGGCTGTTCCTGGTTCAGGATTACGTAGAAGGGCAAACTTATCGTGCTCTGCTGGATCAACGTAAAGCGCAGGGAACGGCCTTTTCGGAAGCAGAAGTTCTGCAACTGCTGCGGCAACTACTGCCTGTGCTGGCCTACATTCATGGTCAGGGCATCATTCATCGGGATATTGCCCCGGATAACATCATTCTGCGCCAGAAAGATAGTAAGCCTGTCCTGATTGATTTTGGTGTGGTCAAGGAACTGGCGACCCGCTTTCAAAGCATGACCACAGGGATTGTGCAACCGACTACCGTGGGCAAACCTGGGTACGCCCCCAGTGAACAAATGCAAACGGGAAAAGCCTATCCCAGCAGTGATTTATATTCTCTGGCCGTTACCGCTGTGGTGCTGCTAACTGGACGAGAACCCCAGGAACTGTTTGATGACTCAACGATGACCTGGTACTGGCAACGCTGGGTAACGGTAAATCCCAATTTTGCCCAGGTGCTGAACAAGATGCTGAGTTATCGACCGGGCGATCGCTATCAGTCCGCTGGCGAGGTCTTGCAGGCATTACAATCTGCGACTAACCCCACGCCACCCCCCTCCCACCAACAGGTTGCCCCTCCTGCGGCTCCTCCTCCTGCGACTCCCCCTTCACCCACGCCAACTCAGTTTTCTCAAGCTAATACCGTACCTGTGGGACGCAAACCTGTGGCAGAAGTGCGCCCTGAACCTCTTCCCCAGCGTTCTGCTCCCCAGATTATTGAGCCACCCCGAACTTCTATCTGGGATGATCCTCTGGCTATTATTGCCACGGGGCTGGGGTTGGTGATTCTGACCGGGCTTGGTTCCTGGTTAATCATGCGGGCCATTCTCAGCAACAATGTTTCAGAACCCCCTCCGATTTCTACACCTGTTAGCCCAACTCCCACCCCATCTCCCACCTTCACCCCGATTCCTATCCCTACACCCACCCCCACTCCTTCTCCCAATCCCCCCCCACCTGTCAACAACACCAGACGATTGGATAATCTGTTTCCCGGTGGAACAGTCAGTCAAAGTGGTACATTACAAGCGAATGAAACCATGACTTTCATTGTGGCCGGACAGCAAAATGAAACTCTGGAAGCAGTCTTGAGTGGTAGTGGGGTGCTGATGACGCTCTACGGCCCCGATAACCGACCGATCGATAACCGGGCACGCCGAGTTTCCTTCTGGAGTGGACAACTTCCCTATAACGGCGACTATTTTATTGAACTCAAGCCCATTCAGGGAGTGGAGCAGGGAAGTTACCGGATTGATATCAGCCTCGATCGATATAATCCTCCGCCGCCGCCGACCTATCCTCCCTTTCCCCCAACTCCAGTTCCTCCTTCTCCTATTAATCCCGAAATTAATGAGATTACTGTTCCAGTTCCTCCCTTCAACCATTCCTATAGCAATCGCATTCGCCAAAATGTAATTAACCGCTATGCTATCTCAGTAGCAGATGGAAAGAGGCTAATAGCCCAGGTATCTGGAGGAGCATTCTTGAGGGTGTTTGGCCCAGACGGTCGGATTGTCAGTGACAATAAAGCGACTTTCTGGCAAGCTCTCGTAGGCACAGACCGCGAATACAAACCGGGAGTCTACCGAATTGATGTGCTGGGACAACGAGGAACCAACTATACTCTGACCTTGACTCAGGAAGACATAGACTTGACGAGGCCCACTCCCCGACCTCTTTAG
- a CDS encoding sensor histidine kinase, translating into MSGINLVWLVVGIGLGWAIAQRFSRKAHSSSPLDEEPAIVHPNEAPDNGDSVQQLELAYYNLAEIAHYKSGFLARSSHELRSPLSGLIGMQQLVLEHLCDSPVEERDCIVQANESALKMVDVLDNIIDAAKLEHGTLQAQIQPVQLAPLLQKVYRLTHLQAQNRTIRLHIATPDPEVYVLADPQRLQQALVRLIDTTISELKDGEIHLSLQPSSNEQTVCLAIDQPVALETWSDPIDWMQQNPAWKEIIYGIGLPDKRVIAELAHVPFPSPGFSLLLAQILLQSMQGTLQVIPLPDQEGAQGVGDAAAIVPETRIECILPRLILEDE; encoded by the coding sequence ATGAGCGGGATAAATCTGGTATGGCTGGTGGTTGGAATTGGCTTGGGTTGGGCGATCGCTCAACGGTTTTCCAGGAAAGCGCACAGTAGTTCACCTCTGGACGAGGAGCCAGCGATCGTTCACCCCAATGAAGCTCCGGACAATGGGGATTCCGTACAACAACTGGAACTGGCCTATTACAATCTGGCTGAAATTGCTCACTATAAAAGTGGTTTTTTAGCCCGGAGCTCCCATGAATTGCGATCGCCGTTAAGTGGTCTGATTGGGATGCAGCAACTGGTTCTAGAGCATCTTTGTGATAGTCCGGTGGAAGAGCGAGACTGTATTGTTCAGGCCAATGAATCTGCTCTCAAGATGGTAGATGTTCTGGATAACATTATTGATGCCGCTAAACTTGAGCATGGCACCTTGCAGGCTCAGATCCAACCTGTTCAGCTTGCTCCACTGTTGCAAAAAGTCTACCGTCTTACCCATCTACAAGCCCAAAATCGCACCATTCGCCTGCATATTGCCACACCCGATCCAGAGGTATATGTTCTGGCTGATCCGCAACGTCTGCAGCAGGCATTAGTACGATTAATTGACACCACCATTTCAGAACTGAAGGATGGTGAAATTCATTTATCACTTCAGCCCAGTTCCAACGAGCAAACAGTTTGTCTGGCGATCGATCAACCCGTTGCTCTGGAAACTTGGAGTGATCCGATCGACTGGATGCAGCAAAATCCTGCCTGGAAAGAGATAATCTATGGGATAGGATTGCCGGACAAACGAGTGATTGCAGAACTGGCCCATGTGCCCTTTCCATCCCCAGGGTTTAGTTTGCTGCTAGCTCAAATCCTGCTTCAATCCATGCAGGGTACTCTTCAAGTGATACCATTGCCAGATCAAGAAGGCGCTCAAGGGGTGGGGGATGCAGCAGCGATCGTCCCTGAAACCCGTATTGAATGCATCCTTCCCCGGTTAATTCTGGAAGATGAATAG
- a CDS encoding L-threonylcarbamoyladenylate synthase — MTQVSFEALVAGASSGQDLISFPTDTVPALAARPDRASLIFAAKQRSLDKPLILMAAEVKELWSYVAGSSEERQIWQQMADRYLPGALTLVLPASDRVSPELNPKDPTTIGVRVPNHPIARAILARTGPLATTSANLSGQPALQTMAEIEAQFPQVLTLSPSDLQTLQLTSPLTSSSSPSGVPSTVVRWTESGWEVLRQGAVVLDE; from the coding sequence ATGACGCAGGTTTCCTTTGAAGCATTAGTAGCAGGCGCAAGTTCAGGACAGGATTTAATTAGTTTTCCCACAGATACGGTTCCCGCTCTCGCTGCCCGTCCCGATCGGGCCAGTCTGATCTTTGCAGCCAAACAACGCAGCCTCGATAAGCCTTTGATCTTAATGGCTGCCGAGGTCAAAGAGCTATGGAGTTATGTGGCGGGAAGTTCTGAAGAACGACAGATCTGGCAACAGATGGCCGATCGTTACCTGCCCGGTGCCTTGACTCTGGTACTACCAGCCAGCGATCGAGTATCTCCTGAATTGAACCCCAAAGATCCAACCACGATTGGGGTACGGGTGCCGAATCATCCGATCGCGCGGGCAATCCTGGCTCGCACGGGACCACTTGCGACTACCAGCGCTAACCTATCTGGGCAACCTGCCTTACAAACCATGGCCGAAATTGAGGCGCAATTTCCCCAAGTCTTAACCCTCTCCCCATCCGACCTGCAAACCTTACAGTTAACTTCTCCTCTGACCTCATCTTCTTCCCCCTCCGGAGTTCCCTCTACAGTTGTGCGGTGGACTGAATCAGGATGGGAGGTGTTGCGTCAGGGAGCGGTGGTATTAGATGAGTAA
- a CDS encoding GatB/YqeY domain-containing protein, whose amino-acid sequence MSLKDRITEDIKLAMKAKDKVRLETVRSIKKSILEKEVSVRPSGQESLTEEQEMEVLVQLAKQRRDSIAQYQQAGRADLVEQETQELAILEEYLPKQLSDAEIGQIIDNLIRQVGATSAKDLGKVMGPAMQQLKGKADGKKVQDMVKAKLSGS is encoded by the coding sequence ATGAGTTTAAAGGATCGGATTACGGAAGATATCAAGCTGGCGATGAAAGCCAAGGATAAGGTACGGCTGGAAACGGTACGGAGCATCAAAAAGTCGATTTTAGAAAAAGAAGTCAGTGTGCGTCCCAGTGGCCAGGAAAGTTTGACCGAAGAGCAGGAAATGGAAGTTTTGGTACAACTGGCCAAGCAGCGGCGAGATTCGATCGCGCAATACCAGCAGGCTGGACGTGCTGATCTGGTAGAACAAGAGACTCAGGAATTGGCGATTTTGGAAGAGTATCTACCCAAACAACTCTCTGATGCCGAAATTGGCCAGATCATCGATAACTTGATCCGCCAGGTGGGTGCCACCTCTGCCAAGGATTTGGGAAAAGTCATGGGGCCTGCCATGCAGCAACTGAAAGGCAAAGCGGATGGTAAAAAAGTGCAGGACATGGTCAAAGCTAAGCTATCAGGAAGTTAA
- a CDS encoding NUDIX hydrolase, which yields MQTRNRVRVKALGLIRNGDRLFVAEGYHPDLQKHYNRALGGSIEFGETSLDALQREFQEEIQAELANIQYLGCIENLFTYAGQPCHELIQLYQCDFADPQFYQLDQLTFMEDPRDGINEPIIARWIECDRFKTGDLWLVPEACLEFL from the coding sequence ATGCAAACACGTAATCGAGTTCGGGTGAAGGCACTGGGACTGATTCGAAACGGCGATCGTCTCTTTGTTGCTGAAGGCTATCACCCCGATTTGCAAAAACACTACAACCGTGCTCTGGGTGGGAGCATCGAATTTGGCGAAACCAGCCTAGATGCTTTGCAGCGAGAGTTTCAAGAGGAGATTCAGGCAGAATTAGCGAACATTCAATATCTGGGCTGCATCGAAAACTTATTCACCTATGCAGGGCAGCCCTGTCATGAGCTGATTCAGCTTTATCAGTGTGATTTTGCCGATCCTCAGTTTTACCAACTTGACCAACTCACGTTCATGGAAGATCCCAGAGATGGCATAAACGAGCCTATTATCGCTCGATGGATTGAATGCGATCGCTTCAAAACTGGTGATCTCTGGCTGGTTCCTGAGGCTTGCTTGGAATTTCTATAG
- the bioD gene encoding dethiobiotin synthase — translation MNALLIAGTDTDAGKTVLTTALAAYWQKYSRFDRLGILKPAQSGVGDSELYSRLFHLNAAEVAPLRFQAPLAPPLAAEREGRRVELDKAWQAFELLRQQRDFVLVEGLGGLGSPVTYETTVADLAWDWRLPVVLVVPVKLGAIGQAVANVALARQSRVHLKGIVLNCPQPCTEEEIESWAPAALIQSLAGVPVLGLIPYLPDATNLDQLAAVASNLELERLIPLPASVTF, via the coding sequence TTGAACGCATTATTAATCGCTGGAACCGATACGGATGCAGGAAAAACAGTATTAACGACGGCACTGGCGGCTTACTGGCAGAAGTACAGCCGCTTCGATCGCCTGGGAATTTTGAAACCCGCCCAATCCGGGGTTGGCGATAGCGAACTGTATAGCCGTTTATTTCATCTCAATGCGGCTGAAGTCGCTCCCTTGCGGTTCCAGGCTCCCCTGGCCCCTCCCCTGGCAGCTGAACGAGAAGGACGACGGGTGGAGTTAGATAAGGCATGGCAGGCATTTGAATTGCTCCGGCAACAGCGAGATTTTGTGCTGGTAGAAGGGCTGGGCGGCTTGGGTTCTCCCGTTACCTATGAAACGACCGTAGCGGATCTGGCCTGGGACTGGCGATTGCCTGTAGTGCTGGTAGTACCTGTTAAGCTGGGGGCGATCGGACAGGCCGTGGCGAATGTCGCTCTGGCTCGTCAGAGTCGGGTTCACCTTAAGGGGATTGTTCTGAATTGCCCTCAACCCTGTACGGAGGAAGAGATAGAAAGCTGGGCACCTGCCGCTTTAATCCAGTCCCTTGCTGGGGTTCCCGTGTTGGGGTTGATTCCTTACCTGCCGGATGCAACCAACTTAGATCAATTAGCCGCCGTTGCCTCTAACCTGGAACTGGAACGCCTCATCCCCCTCCCCGCATCCGTAACGTTTTAG
- a CDS encoding ribose-phosphate pyrophosphokinase, with product MIRTATLSQPISLPSLNDNTRLRLLSGSANIELSQEVARYLGVDLGPMVRKRFADGELYIQIQESIRGCDVYLLQPTCRPVNDHLMELLTMIDACRRASARQITAVIPYYGYARADRKTAGRESITAKLVANLITQAGASRILAMDLHSAQIQGYFDIPMDHVYGSPVLLNYLASKQLSDIVVVSPDVGGVARARAFAKKLDDAPLAIIDKRRQAHNVAEVLNVIGDVKGKTAVLVDDMIDTAGTITEAARLLKKEGASRVYACATHPVFSPPAIERLSSGIFEEVIVTNTMPVPEERRFPQLTVLSVANLLGEAIWRIHEDSSVSSMFR from the coding sequence GTGATCCGCACTGCCACGCTCAGTCAGCCTATCAGTTTGCCGTCGCTTAACGACAACACTCGGCTTCGGTTACTCTCTGGTTCTGCCAATATTGAACTTTCCCAGGAAGTCGCTCGCTATCTGGGAGTTGATCTAGGCCCAATGGTTCGCAAACGGTTTGCTGATGGCGAACTGTACATCCAAATCCAAGAATCGATTCGCGGCTGTGATGTTTATTTGCTGCAGCCCACCTGCCGCCCAGTCAACGACCATCTCATGGAACTGCTCACCATGATTGATGCCTGTCGTCGGGCTTCCGCCAGACAAATTACTGCCGTGATTCCTTACTACGGGTATGCCAGGGCCGATCGCAAAACTGCCGGACGGGAATCGATTACGGCCAAGCTGGTGGCTAACCTGATTACCCAGGCCGGAGCCAGTCGAATTTTGGCGATGGATCTGCACTCGGCTCAGATTCAGGGCTATTTTGATATCCCGATGGATCATGTCTATGGCTCTCCAGTGCTGCTGAATTATCTGGCCAGCAAACAGCTTTCAGATATTGTGGTGGTGTCACCGGATGTGGGAGGGGTTGCCCGTGCCCGTGCCTTTGCCAAGAAGTTGGATGACGCGCCCCTGGCTATCATTGATAAACGTCGTCAGGCTCATAATGTGGCCGAAGTGTTGAATGTAATCGGGGATGTCAAGGGCAAAACAGCCGTACTGGTAGATGACATGATCGATACAGCAGGCACAATTACAGAGGCTGCGCGTCTCCTGAAAAAAGAAGGTGCCAGTCGGGTTTATGCCTGTGCGACTCATCCGGTCTTTTCACCTCCAGCGATCGAACGTCTGTCCAGTGGCATTTTTGAAGAGGTGATTGTGACCAATACGATGCCCGTGCCCGAAGAACGGCGATTCCCCCAATTAACGGTACTCTCTGTTGCCAATCTGCTGGGAGAAGCCATCTGGCGCATTCATGAAGATAGCTCCGTCAGCAGTATGTTTCGATAG
- a CDS encoding GAF domain-containing protein has translation MDKYRSIFENAIEGIFQTTQNGRYLSVNPALAKLYGYESPQALIDSLTDIEHQLYVNPARRRELIHLIEQQGAVAGFESQVYRRDGRIIWISENIYPVHSADGDLLYYEGTVTDISDRKRTQEALQASEQALACRERYFMALVEVQTCLLAQTDPSELYESILEILGRVSGASRAYIFENHPDASGNLLMSQRAEWCAAGIPPEIDNPLLQNLSYHPCFSRWQEVLTSGGVIDGRIQDFPLAEQDLLKAQGILSILVLPLTVNTKFWGFIGFDNCVQARASDEMEIRLLRSAASALALALERRQADLQLRQQAERERLLRAIALRIRQSLNLDEILACTADEIRQVLQTDRVLIYRFDNCQGVLVAASVQENWDVQAQPNSHQIWYRDAAAEYDASQTQVVHDVEAHGFPDRYLALMRHLQIKAKIVVPLFQGDHCWGVLTVHQCATPRRWQEFEIDLVQQLAIQVAIAIQQAQLFSQLQQQTQREHLLNQISQTLNPSHDPDYILQEIVNRTGVSFAVDRVLICAFDTEIRVLTEWRKNDQVVSMLNFRAPLSEWPDLIDPHSDFNQRRPFYTLDYSQVPLTPTRQRQIEQDQTRSVLSVPIFIHDKLFGSLVLQTTTHYRTFTQDEIQFLSRIADQAAIAFYNAQSYEYLEQLVQQRTQELEQEKRISEAASRAKSEFLATMSHELRTPLNAILGLSQILQQEIFGSLSPKQLDYINHIHSSGEHLLMLINDILDLAKVEAGRETLNLTKLGVSDLCKYCLALVQQQANEQGLQLLSQIDPAAQVCIADERRLKQILLNLLSNAVKFTPDGTVSLQVNKEPAGISFSVIDTGIGIPPEKLSLLFQPFSQLDSQLSRRYSGTGLGLALSRRLARLHGGDITVESTLNQGSRFVLYLPDCPVDCSEDCSNGLLAGDCPPVTHPPVGRILLVEDDLCSATLLQDYLRTVGHQVDHLSDGTDFLKRVRAFEPHLILMDIQLSQEVTGLDLLQDLRSQPDLCHLPVVMVTAMAMNGDREKFLQAGATNYVSKPLDIVQLESLLMQYVHP, from the coding sequence ATGGACAAGTACCGCAGCATTTTTGAGAATGCGATCGAGGGTATCTTTCAAACTACTCAGAATGGCCGATATCTGAGTGTAAATCCGGCCTTAGCTAAACTGTATGGCTATGAATCTCCCCAAGCCTTAATCGACTCGCTGACAGATATTGAGCATCAGTTGTATGTAAATCCGGCTCGTCGCCGCGAGTTAATTCATTTGATAGAGCAGCAGGGAGCCGTTGCTGGTTTTGAATCTCAGGTCTACCGTCGAGATGGCAGGATAATCTGGATTTCGGAAAACATTTATCCAGTTCACAGTGCCGATGGTGACCTCCTGTATTACGAGGGCACCGTTACCGATATTAGCGATCGCAAACGAACTCAGGAGGCATTACAGGCCAGTGAACAGGCATTGGCGTGTCGGGAACGGTATTTTATGGCGCTGGTTGAAGTCCAGACCTGTCTCCTGGCTCAAACTGATCCCTCGGAGTTGTATGAGTCGATTCTGGAAATTTTGGGACGGGTATCGGGGGCAAGTCGGGCCTACATCTTTGAGAATCATCCGGATGCGTCAGGAAATCTGCTGATGAGTCAGCGGGCAGAGTGGTGTGCAGCAGGAATTCCACCAGAGATTGACAATCCCTTGCTGCAAAATCTCTCCTATCATCCCTGCTTTTCTCGCTGGCAAGAAGTCTTGACATCAGGCGGTGTGATCGATGGTCGAATCCAGGACTTTCCTCTAGCAGAACAGGATCTGCTGAAGGCTCAGGGGATCTTGTCGATTCTTGTTTTGCCGTTGACTGTTAATACCAAATTCTGGGGGTTCATTGGCTTTGACAATTGTGTGCAAGCCAGGGCTTCAGATGAGATGGAAATTCGGTTGCTGCGTTCTGCTGCTTCCGCCCTTGCCTTAGCCCTGGAACGCAGACAGGCCGATCTGCAGCTGCGCCAACAGGCTGAACGAGAGCGGCTGTTGCGAGCGATCGCCCTGCGGATTCGCCAATCGTTGAATTTAGATGAAATTTTGGCGTGTACAGCAGATGAAATTCGGCAGGTTTTGCAAACTGATCGGGTACTGATCTACCGCTTTGATAACTGTCAGGGAGTTCTGGTCGCTGCCTCGGTGCAAGAAAACTGGGATGTGCAGGCCCAACCAAACTCCCATCAAATCTGGTATCGAGATGCAGCCGCTGAGTACGACGCAAGCCAGACTCAAGTAGTGCATGACGTTGAAGCGCACGGTTTTCCTGACCGTTACCTGGCTTTGATGCGCCACCTGCAGATCAAAGCCAAAATCGTCGTGCCTCTGTTCCAGGGAGACCATTGTTGGGGAGTTTTAACCGTTCATCAATGTGCTACACCCCGTCGCTGGCAGGAGTTTGAAATCGATTTAGTGCAACAACTGGCCATCCAGGTGGCGATCGCCATTCAGCAAGCTCAACTTTTTAGCCAACTGCAACAACAAACTCAGCGAGAGCACCTGCTCAACCAGATCAGTCAAACCCTCAATCCCAGCCATGATCCGGACTACATCCTGCAAGAGATTGTCAATCGCACCGGAGTGAGTTTCGCAGTCGATCGCGTGCTTATCTGCGCTTTTGATACAGAAATTCGGGTGTTGACCGAATGGCGGAAGAACGATCAGGTTGTCTCTATGCTGAACTTTCGAGCGCCCCTTTCCGAATGGCCGGATTTAATCGATCCGCACTCCGATTTCAACCAGCGGCGACCCTTTTACACGCTTGACTACAGCCAGGTGCCCTTAACTCCCACCCGCCAGCGACAAATTGAACAGGATCAAACCCGCTCTGTCCTGTCGGTGCCCATCTTTATCCACGACAAATTATTTGGGTCGCTGGTCTTGCAAACCACCACCCATTACCGCACCTTCACCCAAGACGAAATTCAGTTCTTATCCCGGATTGCGGACCAGGCCGCGATCGCGTTTTACAATGCCCAGAGCTACGAGTATCTAGAGCAACTGGTGCAACAACGTACCCAGGAACTGGAGCAGGAAAAGCGGATTTCTGAAGCGGCCAGCCGTGCCAAAAGCGAGTTTTTAGCCACCATGAGCCACGAACTCCGGACTCCCTTGAATGCCATTCTGGGACTCTCTCAGATCTTGCAGCAGGAGATTTTCGGCAGCCTGAGTCCTAAACAACTGGATTACATTAATCACATTCACAGCAGCGGCGAGCATTTGCTGATGCTAATCAACGACATCCTGGATCTGGCCAAGGTAGAAGCAGGCCGAGAAACCCTGAATCTGACGAAATTAGGGGTTTCCGACCTCTGTAAGTATTGTTTAGCGCTGGTTCAGCAACAGGCGAATGAGCAAGGATTGCAACTACTGAGTCAAATTGATCCAGCCGCTCAGGTTTGTATTGCCGATGAACGGCGGTTGAAGCAGATATTGTTGAATTTGCTCTCGAATGCCGTTAAATTTACCCCAGATGGGACGGTTTCGCTGCAGGTCAACAAAGAGCCAGCGGGAATTTCGTTCAGCGTGATTGATACCGGGATTGGCATTCCGCCCGAAAAGTTGTCTCTTCTCTTTCAGCCCTTTAGCCAATTGGATAGTCAACTCAGCCGTCGCTATTCCGGCACTGGCCTGGGGTTGGCCCTGAGTCGTAGGTTAGCTCGTCTGCATGGGGGAGATATCACTGTAGAATCGACCCTGAATCAGGGAAGCCGATTTGTCCTGTATTTGCCAGATTGTCCAGTTGATTGTTCTGAGGATTGTTCGAATGGGCTGCTGGCCGGCGATTGTCCTCCCGTAACCCATCCTCCTGTCGGACGCATTCTGTTAGTGGAAGATGACCTCTGTAGTGCCACGCTGTTGCAAGATTATTTGCGAACGGTCGGCCACCAGGTTGACCACTTAAGCGATGGCACCGATTTCCTGAAGCGGGTACGGGCCTTTGAGCCACACCTGATTTTGATGGATATTCAATTATCTCAGGAGGTAACGGGTTTAGACTTGCTCCAGGATTTGCGGAGCCAACCCGATTTATGTCATCTGCCCGTTGTCATGGTGACCGCAATGGCCATGAATGGCGATCGCGAGAAATTTCTGCAAGCAGGAGCCACCAACTATGTCAGCAAACCACTCGACATCGTGCAACTGGAATCCTTACTAATGCAGTACGTACACCCTTAG